A single region of the Vicia villosa cultivar HV-30 ecotype Madison, WI linkage group LG4, Vvil1.0, whole genome shotgun sequence genome encodes:
- the LOC131597233 gene encoding uncharacterized protein LOC131597233: MAENVNRQRLDCIYDEEPLGFDKDPMALKKKQPQDPFEEVYLGEEGDKRPTYISTNIDQKLKSEIFPATLLKSKFIRTARYVEWLANIVPVMKKNGKLRVCIDFRDLNAANPKDEYTMPVVEILIDFAAGFEYLSMLDGYAGYNQIFIVEDVPKTSFCCPGALGTYEWVVMPFGLKNARVTYQRVYIDDIVIKSTCKSTHLEHLRKSFERMRQYGLKKNPLNRIGKWALALTEYSLTYAPLKAMKGQVVAYFLVDHSMVSLPQNYVDLVPWKLNFDGSSHKNGRGIGEVIISPNGIPIELMYSIDGVCTNIETEYESLIIGLELLLELGARNVEIMGDSELVVKQVSKEYKCVKKNLIMYFVIVNRLLKQFESTNIRHIPRRENQEANDLAQEASEYKKNEDEEPIQVRDKVRAIVLSSSNPSIIKLNVVDAENFEILIVENGKENDWRQPLVEYLRNPTGSTDRKIKYRALNFVLIENELFKKMAEGILLKCLGESEAYLAISNDCIEFAKGFQVCQMHGGIQHVPTSELHAIVKPWPFRGWALDAIGEIKPALSKQQRYILVGIDYFTKWVEAVALRNVDQEAVIDFLQNRIICRFGLPETITTDQGTVFTGQKIREFAQEVGIKLLTSTSYYAQANGQVEAANKVIISLIKKHVGRKPKNWHQSLDQALWACRTSPKEATGTTPFRLTYGHDAVLPVEIHV, encoded by the exons ATGGCAGAAAACGTCAATCGACAACGCCTCGATTGCATATATGACGAGGAACCTTTAGGTTTTGATAAAGATCCCATGGCGCTTAAGAAAAAGCAGCCACAAGATCCTTTTGAAGAAGTCTACCTTGGTGAAGAAGGGGACAAACGGCCCACATACATCAGCACCAACATCGACCAAAAGCTCAAATCAGAG attttccccgctacactccTCAAGAGCAAGTTCATAAGAActgcaaggtatgtcgaatggttggCTAATATCGTACCAGTCATGAAGAAAAATGGAAAGTTGAGAGTGTGCATTGATTTTAGAGATTTAAATGCTGCCAATCCGAAAGATGAATATACCATGCCTGTGGTAGAAATATTAATCGATTTTGCTGCTGGTTTTGAATACTTAAGTATGCTTGATGGTTATGctggttataaccaaatttttattgtAGAAGATGTGCCGAAGACGTCATTTTGTTGCCCAGGGGCATTAGGAACCTACGAATGGGTGGTCATGCCATTCGGCCTAAAGAATGCTAGAGTGACATACCAGAGG GTCTACATCGATGATATTGTGATAAAATCGACTTGTAAGTCGACACATCTGGAACATCTTAGAAAATCTTTTGAGAGGATGAGGCAATATGGATTAAAAAAGAATCCATTAAA tcgaattggtaaatgggcattGGCATTAACAGAGTACTCTCTAACATATGCtcctttaaaagcaatgaaagggcAAGTGGTAGCATACTTTCTTGTCGACCATTCCATGGTCTCCCTGCCTCAAAATTATGTCGATTTGGTGCCATGGAAATTAAATTTTGATGGCTCCAGTCATAAGAATGGCAGAGGCATAGGAGAGGTCATAATTTCTCCAAATGGAATTCCAATAGAGCTCATGTATTCAATCGACGGTGTATGTACCAACATTGAAACGGAGTACGAATCTCTGATAATCGGACTTGAACTGCTGCTAGAATTGGGGGCAAGAAATGTCGAAATtatgggagattctgaattagtaGTTAAGCAGGTTTCAAAAGAGTACAAGTGCGTTAAAAAGAATTTAATCATGTACTTTGTGATTGTTAATAGGTTGCTCAAACAATTCGAATCGACAAACATTCGACACATACCTCGACGAGAGAACCAAGAGGCTAATGACTTAGCGCAAGAGGCTTCAGAATACAAGAAAAATGAGGATGAAGAGCCTATTCAGGTAAGAGACAAGGTTCGAGCAATTGTGCTATCTTCTTCAAATCCGTCGATTATAAAATTGAATGTAGTTGATGCCGAGAATTTCGAAATTTTAATAGTcgaaaatggaaaagaaaatgACTGGCGTCAGCCATTGGTTGAATACTTACGCAACCCTACTGGTTCGACAGATAGAAAGATTAAATATAGGGCTCTAAATTTTGTTTTGATAGAAAATGAGTTGTTCAAAAAGATGGCAGAAGGGATATTGCTAAAATGCCTTGGGGAAAGTGAAGCATATTTAGCCAtctcgaac GATTGCATCGAGTTCGCTAAAGGTTTTCAAGTGTGCCAGATGCATGGGGGAATCCAACACGTTCCTACAAGCGAACTACATGCCATTGTGAAACCTTGGCCATTCAGGGGATGGGCTTTAGATGCAATTGGAGAAATAAAACCAGCTTTGTCAAAACAACAAAGGTACATTTTAGTCGGTATTGATTATTTTACGAAGTGGGTTGAGGCCGTAGCCCTAAGAAATGtcgatcaagaggctgtgatagATTTTTTACAAAATCGTATCATATGTCGGTTTGGGCTTCCAGAGACAATCACAACCGACCAAGGAACAGTGTTCACAGGACAAAAAATACGGGAGTTTGCACAAGAAGTTGGCATCAAATTGCTGACATCTACATCCtattacgcccaagcaaatggccaagtcgaagctgccaacaaggtGATAATTAGCCTAATAAAAAAACATGTAGGGAGGAAGCCAAAAAATTGGCACCAATCACTAGACCAAGCTTTATGGGCATGTAGAACATCTCCCAAAGAAGCAACTGGGACCACGCCATTTCGACTTACATATGGACATGACGCTGTGTTACCAGTAGAGATACACGTCTAG